One genomic segment of Lysobacter sp. 5GHs7-4 includes these proteins:
- a CDS encoding NADH:flavin oxidoreductase/NADH oxidase, which yields MPYRDAALARLFDPYTQRSVTLRNRIAVSPMCQYSAIDGMPENWHLVHLGSRAVGGAGVVLTEATAVSPEGRISPSDTGLWNDRQGEAWSEIACFIRANGAVPGMQLAHAGRKASVEPPWLGGRAVLPGYGGWTPVAPSALAFSDAHAVPRALDGCGLKNVVDDFAAAAHRALAAGFQLIELHAAHGYLLHEFLSPLSNRRDDGYGGDFDSRTRLLREVLTAVREVWPERLPLWLRVSATDWVEGGWDIEQSIELARMVKGLGVDLIDVSSGGLMPGVRIPDGPGYQVPFAARIRREAGIATGAVGQITDAAQAEGIVEHGEADVVLLARELLRDPYFPRRAAAELGAQLHGPDQYLRAW from the coding sequence ATCCCCTATCGAGACGCTGCATTGGCCCGCCTGTTCGACCCGTACACGCAACGCTCCGTGACCCTGCGCAACCGCATCGCGGTATCGCCGATGTGCCAGTACTCGGCGATCGACGGCATGCCCGAGAACTGGCACCTGGTGCATCTGGGCAGCCGCGCGGTCGGCGGCGCGGGCGTGGTGCTGACCGAGGCCACCGCAGTCTCGCCGGAGGGCCGGATTTCGCCCAGCGACACGGGCCTTTGGAACGACCGTCAGGGCGAGGCCTGGTCGGAAATCGCCTGCTTCATCCGCGCCAACGGCGCGGTGCCGGGCATGCAGCTTGCGCACGCCGGCCGCAAGGCCAGCGTCGAGCCGCCGTGGCTGGGCGGCCGTGCGGTGCTGCCGGGTTACGGCGGCTGGACGCCGGTGGCGCCGTCGGCATTGGCGTTCAGCGACGCGCACGCAGTGCCGCGCGCGCTCGACGGTTGCGGCTTGAAGAATGTGGTCGACGATTTCGCCGCGGCCGCGCACCGCGCGCTCGCGGCCGGTTTCCAACTGATCGAGCTGCATGCGGCGCACGGCTATCTGCTGCACGAGTTCCTGTCGCCGTTGAGCAACCGCCGCGACGACGGTTACGGCGGCGATTTCGACAGTCGCACGCGCCTGCTGCGCGAGGTGCTGACGGCGGTGCGCGAGGTCTGGCCCGAGCGCCTGCCGCTATGGCTGCGCGTGTCGGCCACCGACTGGGTCGAGGGTGGTTGGGACATCGAGCAGAGCATCGAACTGGCGCGCATGGTCAAAGGCCTGGGCGTCGATCTGATCGACGTGTCCAGCGGCGGATTGATGCCCGGCGTGCGCATCCCGGACGGTCCCGGCTATCAGGTGCCGTTCGCCGCGCGCATCCGTCGCGAGGCCGGCATCGCCACCGGCGCCGTCGGCCAGATCACCGACGCGGCGCAGGCCGAGGGCATCGTCGAGCACGGCGAGGCCGACGTGGTGCTGCTGGCGCGCGAGCTGCTGCGCGACCCGTATTTCCCGCGCCGCGCGGCGGCGGAGCTGGGCGCGCAGCTGCATGGCCCGGATCAGTATTTGCGGGCTTGGTGA
- the tilS gene encoding tRNA lysidine(34) synthetase TilS, with the protein MPPQRPALLADALRDLPQGPLCVGYSGGLDSSALLHLLAASPQVRERGLRAWHVHHGLHPRADDWAAHCARTCAALSVPLTVSQVQVALGSGDGPEAAARRARHAAFEAGLAADETLALAHHRDDQAETFLLRALRASGPDGLAAMRRWRDCGHGRLWRPLLDLPRAALEAYAREHALQWIEDPSNADDAYDRNFLRTRVLPLLRERWPQADAALAASAALNAQAATLLQQDDALALASVRSADPQALSRADLRALAPARRARVLRHWIAELGLPPLPAQGVARIDAELLDARDDAEAEFAWSGAVVRAWRDLLHAQAQSPALPSHWHSPWDGRAPLALPGGGELRLEGANALDGACVVHARAGGERIALPGRAHRHSLKHTLQTLGVPPWERRRLPLLSCDGVLLAVADLAYSADFEPWLRERGARLVWRP; encoded by the coding sequence ATGCCGCCGCAACGCCCCGCTCTGCTCGCCGACGCCCTGCGCGACCTGCCGCAGGGGCCGCTGTGCGTGGGCTACAGCGGCGGCCTGGATTCCAGCGCGCTGCTGCATCTGCTGGCGGCGTCGCCGCAGGTGCGCGAGCGCGGCCTGCGCGCCTGGCACGTGCACCACGGCCTGCATCCGCGGGCCGACGACTGGGCCGCGCACTGCGCCCGGACCTGCGCGGCACTCAGCGTTCCGCTGACGGTGTCGCAGGTACAGGTCGCACTCGGTAGCGGCGACGGTCCCGAAGCCGCGGCACGGCGCGCGCGCCACGCGGCGTTCGAGGCCGGATTGGCCGCGGACGAAACCCTGGCCCTGGCGCATCACCGCGACGACCAGGCCGAGACCTTCCTGCTGCGCGCGCTGCGCGCGTCCGGCCCGGACGGTCTGGCGGCGATGCGGCGCTGGCGCGACTGCGGCCATGGCCGTCTGTGGCGCCCCCTGCTGGATCTGCCGCGCGCCGCGCTGGAGGCGTACGCACGCGAGCACGCGTTGCAGTGGATCGAAGACCCCAGCAATGCCGACGACGCCTACGACCGCAATTTCCTGCGCACGCGGGTGCTGCCGCTGCTGCGCGAACGCTGGCCGCAGGCCGATGCCGCGCTGGCCGCCTCCGCCGCGTTGAACGCGCAAGCCGCCACGCTGCTGCAACAAGACGATGCGCTGGCGCTGGCGTCCGTGCGCAGCGCCGATCCGCAGGCGCTGTCACGCGCGGACCTGCGCGCGCTCGCGCCCGCGCGGCGCGCACGCGTGCTGCGTCACTGGATCGCCGAACTCGGTCTGCCGCCGCTGCCGGCCCAGGGCGTGGCCCGCATCGACGCCGAACTGCTGGACGCGCGCGACGACGCCGAAGCCGAATTCGCCTGGAGCGGCGCGGTCGTGCGCGCCTGGCGCGACCTGCTGCATGCGCAGGCGCAGTCGCCGGCGCTGCCGTCGCACTGGCACAGCCCCTGGGACGGCCGCGCGCCGCTGGCGCTGCCGGGCGGCGGCGAACTCCGGCTGGAAGGCGCAAACGCGCTGGACGGCGCCTGCGTCGTGCACGCGCGCGCCGGCGGCGAGCGCATCGCGCTGCCGGGCCGCGCGCATCGCCACAGCCTCAAGCACACCCTGCAAACGCTGGGCGTGCCGCCCTGGGAGCGCCGGCGCCTGCCGCTGCTGTCGTGCGACGGCGTGCTGCTGGCGGTGGCCGACCTGGCCTACTCCGCCGATTTCGAGCCCTGGCTGCGCGAACGCGGCGCGCGCCTCGTCTGGCGCCCCTGA
- a CDS encoding exodeoxyribonuclease VII small subunit has translation MPRKAANEASPVTDFEQSLDALEQLVEKMEHGEMSLEDSLAAYERGVGLYRRCQSALEQAELRVRLLSDPQDPASAEPYSGPSNASDA, from the coding sequence ATGCCACGCAAAGCCGCCAACGAAGCCTCGCCGGTGACCGATTTCGAGCAGTCGCTGGACGCGCTCGAACAACTGGTCGAAAAAATGGAACACGGCGAGATGAGCCTGGAAGACTCGCTCGCCGCCTACGAGCGCGGCGTGGGCCTGTACCGCCGTTGCCAGAGCGCGCTGGAGCAGGCCGAACTGCGCGTGCGCCTGCTCAGCGACCCGCAGGACCCGGCCAGCGCCGAACCCTATTCCGGCCCGTCCAACGCCTCCGATGCGTGA
- a CDS encoding farnesyl diphosphate synthase: MRDPRLAVWRDRADAALARALPDPNAAPQALHAAMRHAVLLGGKRLRPLLVYAAGALFDADESALDAPASAVELIHAYSLVHDDLPAMDDDALRRGQPTVHVAFDEATAILAGDALQSLAFSVLADTPTGDGVRVALLRTLAEAAGAAGMCGGQALDIAATGNGAALDLAALERLHALKTGALIRAAVRMGALCGGADAASLDALDRYAQALGLAFQVRDDILDVEGSSATLGKTAGKDAAQDKATFPALIGLDGSRARLQTLVRTMHEALAPFGDKATALTELGEFAAQRNH, encoded by the coding sequence ATGCGTGATCCGCGCCTGGCCGTCTGGCGCGATCGCGCCGACGCCGCGCTAGCGCGCGCCCTGCCCGATCCGAACGCCGCGCCGCAGGCGCTGCACGCGGCCATGCGCCATGCCGTGCTGCTGGGCGGCAAGCGCTTGCGCCCCTTGCTGGTCTACGCCGCCGGCGCATTGTTCGACGCCGACGAGTCCGCCCTGGACGCGCCCGCCAGCGCGGTCGAACTGATCCACGCCTACTCGCTGGTCCACGACGACCTGCCGGCGATGGACGACGACGCCCTGCGCCGCGGCCAGCCGACCGTGCACGTCGCCTTCGACGAAGCCACCGCGATCCTGGCCGGCGACGCGCTGCAGTCGCTGGCCTTCAGCGTGCTGGCCGACACCCCCACCGGCGACGGCGTGCGCGTGGCGCTGCTGCGCACCCTGGCCGAAGCCGCGGGTGCGGCCGGCATGTGCGGCGGCCAGGCCTTGGACATCGCCGCCACCGGCAACGGCGCCGCGCTGGACCTGGCCGCACTGGAGCGCCTGCACGCGCTCAAGACCGGCGCCCTGATCCGCGCCGCGGTGCGCATGGGCGCGCTCTGCGGCGGCGCCGATGCGGCGTCCCTGGACGCGCTGGACCGCTACGCGCAAGCGCTGGGCCTGGCCTTCCAGGTGCGCGACGACATCCTCGACGTCGAAGGCAGCAGCGCCACCCTGGGCAAGACCGCCGGCAAGGACGCGGCCCAGGACAAGGCCACCTTCCCGGCCCTGATCGGCCTGGACGGCTCGCGCGCGCGACTGCAAACGCTGGTGCGCACCATGCACGAAGCGCTGGCGCCGTTCGGCGACAAGGCCACGGCCCTGACCGAGCTGGGCGAGTTCGCGGCACAGCGAAATCACTGA
- a CDS encoding DUF4870 domain-containing protein, protein MSDINESSVDGNSEDRTLALITHLSGIVLGFIVPLIIWLINKDKPEKGFLIDQSKEALNFTITLLIVYVILTVLAPFTFGLTGLVSMLVWVVSVIFFILAGLAANKGTRYRYPFALRLIK, encoded by the coding sequence ATGAGCGACATCAACGAATCGTCGGTCGACGGCAACTCCGAAGACCGGACCCTGGCGCTGATCACCCATCTGTCGGGGATCGTGCTGGGCTTCATCGTTCCGCTGATCATCTGGCTGATCAACAAGGACAAGCCGGAGAAGGGCTTCCTGATCGATCAGTCGAAGGAAGCGCTGAACTTCACGATCACTCTGCTGATCGTCTATGTGATCCTCACGGTGCTCGCGCCCTTCACCTTCGGCCTCACCGGCCTGGTGTCGATGCTGGTGTGGGTGGTGTCGGTGATCTTCTTCATCCTCGCTGGCCTCGCGGCCAACAAGGGCACGCGTTACCGTTATCCGTTCGCGCTGCGCCTGATCAAGTAA
- the pmbA gene encoding metalloprotease PmbA, protein MADPEARLDALSELSQRLLASARARGASQAEVSCSEETGLNVNVRMGEVETVEATRDRGIAITVYFGRRKGSASTADLRDDSLEATVEQACAIARYTEDDPAAGLADAELMAPAQAEGGWRAFDSWHPWMIEADRAVDLALACESAGREFDARVENSDGASLGTGASLGVYANSHGFIGREGSTQHSLSCALIAGRGEAMQRDGWYSIALAEGDLEATAAIGRQAAQRAVSRLAPRQIATGEYPVLYAAESARSLIGHLLGAVSGGALYRRASFLLDSAGTRLFPEWFSIQERPFLQRGFRSSAFDAEGVATRESELVRDGVLQRYILGSYSARKLGLATTANAGGVHNLQVAANAGDFQAMLRGMGRGLLVTELMGQGVNTVTGDYSRGAAGYWVEHGEIQHPVDGITIAGNLRRMFEAVEAVGSDVDPRSHLHTGSILIGRMTVAGDTGED, encoded by the coding sequence ATCGCCGACCCCGAAGCGCGCCTGGACGCCCTGTCCGAGCTGTCCCAGCGCCTGCTCGCCTCGGCGCGCGCGCGCGGCGCCAGCCAGGCCGAAGTCTCCTGTTCGGAGGAGACCGGCCTGAACGTCAACGTGCGCATGGGCGAGGTCGAGACGGTCGAGGCCACCCGCGACCGCGGCATCGCCATCACCGTCTACTTCGGCCGCCGCAAGGGCAGCGCCAGCACCGCCGACCTGCGCGACGACAGCCTGGAGGCCACCGTCGAGCAGGCCTGCGCGATCGCGCGCTACACCGAGGACGATCCGGCCGCGGGCCTGGCCGACGCCGAACTGATGGCCCCGGCCCAGGCCGAGGGCGGCTGGCGCGCGTTCGACAGCTGGCACCCCTGGATGATCGAGGCCGACCGCGCGGTCGACCTGGCCCTGGCCTGCGAGAGCGCCGGCCGCGAATTCGACGCACGCGTGGAGAACTCCGACGGCGCCTCGCTCGGCACCGGCGCCAGCCTGGGCGTGTACGCCAATTCCCACGGTTTCATCGGCCGCGAAGGCAGCACCCAGCACAGCCTGAGCTGCGCGCTGATCGCCGGCCGCGGCGAGGCCATGCAGCGCGACGGCTGGTACAGCATCGCCTTGGCCGAGGGCGACCTGGAGGCGACCGCGGCGATCGGCCGCCAGGCCGCGCAGCGCGCGGTCTCGCGGCTGGCGCCGCGGCAGATCGCGACCGGCGAGTACCCGGTGTTGTACGCGGCCGAATCGGCGCGCTCGCTGATCGGCCACCTGCTGGGCGCGGTGTCCGGCGGCGCGCTGTACCGGCGCGCGAGCTTCCTGCTGGACTCCGCCGGCACGCGCTTGTTCCCCGAGTGGTTCTCGATCCAGGAGCGCCCGTTCCTGCAGCGCGGCTTCCGCTCCAGCGCGTTCGACGCCGAGGGCGTGGCCACGCGCGAGTCGGAGCTGGTCCGCGACGGCGTCCTGCAGCGCTACATTCTGGGCAGCTACTCGGCACGCAAGCTCGGCCTGGCCACCACCGCCAACGCCGGCGGCGTGCACAACCTGCAGGTCGCGGCCAACGCCGGCGACTTCCAGGCCATGCTGCGCGGCATGGGGCGCGGCCTGCTGGTCACCGAGCTGATGGGGCAGGGCGTGAACACCGTTACCGGCGACTATTCGCGCGGCGCGGCCGGTTACTGGGTCGAGCACGGCGAAATCCAGCACCCGGTCGACGGCATCACCATCGCCGGCAATCTCAGGCGCATGTTTGAGGCCGTCGAGGCGGTCGGCAGCGACGTCGACCCGCGCTCGCACCTGCACACCGGCTCGATCCTGATCGGGCGCATGACCGTGGCTGGCGACACCGGCGAGGACTGA
- the yjgA gene encoding ribosome biogenesis factor YjgA yields the protein MRGRDEETGEFFSPSRSQNRREALEVLALGEQLSKLTDAQLGRLPIPEGLLPHIRECRRITAHIAHKRQLAYLAKQMRREDDATLEAIRDALDVNGEAGRREVAAMHRVEAWRERLLEGGDTALATLLDEYPGADRQRLRQLVRNTLEERKRNKPPHSFRELYRELRSLVLGANEADELASDDET from the coding sequence ATGCGCGGCAGAGACGAGGAAACCGGTGAATTTTTCAGCCCCAGCCGCAGCCAGAACCGGCGCGAGGCGCTGGAGGTGCTGGCCCTGGGCGAACAGCTGTCCAAGCTGACCGATGCCCAGCTGGGGCGGCTGCCGATCCCCGAGGGCCTGCTGCCGCATATCCGCGAATGCCGGCGCATCACCGCGCACATCGCCCACAAGCGCCAGCTGGCCTACCTGGCCAAGCAGATGCGGCGCGAGGACGACGCCACCCTGGAAGCGATCCGCGACGCGCTGGACGTCAACGGCGAGGCCGGCCGGCGCGAAGTCGCGGCCATGCACCGGGTCGAGGCCTGGCGCGAGCGCCTGCTCGAAGGCGGCGATACCGCGCTGGCGACGCTGCTGGACGAGTACCCCGGAGCCGACCGCCAGCGTCTGCGCCAACTGGTGCGCAACACGCTGGAGGAGCGCAAGCGCAACAAACCGCCGCACTCGTTCCGCGAGCTGTACCGCGAGCTGCGCAGCCTGGTGCTGGGCGCCAACGAAGCCGACGAACTCGCCAGCGACGACGAAACCTGA
- the tldD gene encoding metalloprotease TldD, translating to MTLPLQLAETRLLLPSGLDASGLERTFGTLLGPGVDFGDLYFQHGRRESWTVEDGIVKDGSHSIEQGVGVRAISGEKTGFAYSDEINSEALLAASKSARAIARDGAAHSARALVRGGGRALYPAQDPIDGIGNEDKVEQLRKLDQWVRAADPRVQQVTVSLSGGVDTILVARSDGVLAADVRPLVRLNVQVIVEHNGRRESGYAGGGGRYGYAELFAGGKPESLAREALRQALVNLEAIDAPAGVMPVVLGSGWPGVLLHEAVGHGLEGDFNRKGTSTYAGRMGQRVASPGVTIVDDGTLPGRRGSLNIDDEGTPTNCTTLIEDGVLVGYMQDTLNARLMGMAPTGNGRRESFAHLPMPRMTNTYMLAGQHDPEEMIRSVKKGLYAVNFGGGQVDITSGKYVFSATEAYLIEDGKITAPVKGATLIGNGPETMQKVRMIGHDLALDEGVGVCGKDGQSVPVGVGQPSLLIDGLTVGGTSA from the coding sequence ATGACGCTGCCCCTGCAACTCGCCGAAACCCGCCTGCTGCTGCCCTCCGGCCTGGACGCCAGCGGCCTGGAACGCACCTTCGGCACCCTGCTGGGGCCGGGCGTGGATTTCGGCGACCTGTATTTCCAGCACGGGCGGCGCGAGAGCTGGACGGTCGAGGACGGCATCGTCAAGGACGGCTCGCACTCGATCGAGCAGGGCGTGGGCGTGCGCGCGATCAGCGGCGAGAAAACCGGCTTCGCCTATTCCGACGAGATCAACAGCGAGGCGCTGCTGGCCGCGTCCAAATCGGCACGGGCGATCGCACGCGACGGCGCGGCGCACAGCGCGCGCGCGCTGGTGCGCGGCGGCGGCCGTGCGCTGTATCCGGCGCAGGATCCGATCGACGGCATCGGCAACGAGGACAAGGTCGAACAGCTGCGCAAGCTCGACCAATGGGTGCGCGCGGCCGACCCGCGCGTGCAGCAGGTCACCGTCAGCCTGTCCGGCGGCGTCGACACCATCCTGGTCGCGCGCAGCGACGGCGTTCTCGCCGCCGACGTGCGTCCGCTGGTGCGGCTCAACGTGCAGGTGATCGTCGAACACAACGGCCGTCGCGAGAGCGGCTACGCCGGCGGCGGCGGACGCTACGGTTACGCCGAGCTGTTCGCCGGCGGCAAGCCCGAGTCGCTGGCGCGCGAAGCGCTGCGTCAGGCGCTGGTCAACCTGGAGGCGATCGACGCGCCGGCCGGGGTGATGCCGGTGGTGCTGGGCAGCGGCTGGCCGGGCGTGTTGCTGCATGAAGCGGTGGGCCACGGCCTGGAAGGCGATTTCAACCGCAAGGGCACCTCGACCTATGCCGGCCGCATGGGCCAGCGCGTGGCCTCGCCCGGCGTGACCATCGTCGACGACGGCACTCTGCCGGGCCGGCGCGGATCGCTCAACATCGACGACGAAGGCACGCCGACCAACTGCACGACCCTGATCGAGGACGGCGTCCTGGTCGGTTACATGCAGGACACCCTCAACGCGCGCCTGATGGGTATGGCGCCGACCGGCAACGGCCGCCGCGAGTCGTTCGCGCATCTGCCGATGCCGCGCATGACCAACACCTACATGCTCGCCGGCCAGCACGATCCGGAAGAGATGATCCGCTCGGTCAAGAAGGGCCTGTACGCGGTCAATTTCGGCGGCGGTCAGGTCGACATCACCAGCGGCAAATACGTGTTCTCGGCCACCGAGGCCTATCTGATCGAGGACGGCAAGATCACCGCGCCGGTCAAGGGCGCGACTCTGATCGGCAACGGTCCGGAGACCATGCAGAAGGTGCGCATGATCGGCCACGATCTGGCGCTGGACGAAGGCGTGGGCGTGTGCGGCAAGGACGGGCAGAGCGTACCGGTGGGCGTGGGCCAGCCGTCGCTGCTGATCGATGGGCTGACGGTGGGTGGCACCAGCGCGTGA